CGGCGAAGAACGGCACATTATTGGCATGCATACTTGAGAATTGCCGCAAAACTCGTATTACCATCTCGGCTTATAACCACGTTTGCGAGAATGAGGCTTTCGTGAACGCTCAATGTGGTGATGCGGCAACGTTGTCGCTGGGTCTCGGCTCGTCAGATGCCATGTGCTGCAATATTCGCATTGGTACACCCATAATCTCACCCCGCGGCTGACGAAACTCTGGTCAGCCGCACGCTCAGCCATTGCCTTATCGTGATACATGATCTTCGACGTTGTCTGGCATCGTTGTGGAGTGAAAAAGTGCATACCGCTATCGTAGGCCGGAGTTCCTATTACGGCAGGTCGTTGCCCGCAGAAGTATAGAGGTCATACCATTCCTGCCTCGTAAGCTCAACATCAGCGCCCGCGAGCATCTTGGTCAGTCGAGAAGGAGTCATCGAGCCCAATAGCACCTGCATGCGCGCTGGATGGCGCAGAATCCATGCCACAGCGATAGCGCTAATATCCACGCCGTACTGGTGTGCCAGCTCATTAAGCTTCGCATTGAGTTCAGGGAACTTAGGGCTGCCTAGGAATACACCTTCAAAGAATCCGTACTGGAATGGGCTCCATGCCTGAATCGTCATCTTATGCAGGCGGGAATAAGAAATGATCCCGCCATCGTGATCCACGCTTGCGGGATCATTCATGTTGACATGCATCTCTTGCTGCACCATGCCTGTGTGTCCAAGCCCGAACTGCAGCTGGTTGACCTCGAGCTTCTCATCAAGTGCACTCTGGAGTAGGTCAATCTGACCAGGATTGACGTTGCTCACGCCAAAGTGGTGTACTTTGCCAGCATTGCGCAAAGTTTGGAAGGCATCAGCCAGTTCATCAAGATCAACCAAGGTATCTGGTCTGTGAAGCAACGCAAAGTCAACATAATCGACCTGCAGGTTCTCAAGTTCCTTATCAAGTGCAGCGATAAGGTGCTTCTTGGAAAAGTCATAGCCTGTTATATGTC
This Bifidobacterium sp. WK041_4_12 DNA region includes the following protein-coding sequences:
- a CDS encoding aldo/keto reductase family oxidoreductase, with the protein product MKFMNLGTTGVHASRTALGVMRIADKSQDEADAVVKAALDGGINFFDTADVYAGGESSRTFGRSLVNLGIARRDVVLETKFGISRNDEGHITGYDFSKKHLIAALDKELENLQVDYVDFALLHRPDTLVDLDELADAFQTLRNAGKVHHFGVSNVNPGQIDLLQSALDEKLEVNQLQFGLGHTGMVQQEMHVNMNDPASVDHDGGIISYSRLHKMTIQAWSPFQYGFFEGVFLGSPKFPELNAKLNELAHQYGVDISAIAVAWILRHPARMQVLLGSMTPSRLTKMLAGADVELTRQEWYDLYTSAGNDLP